The Littorina saxatilis isolate snail1 linkage group LG1, US_GU_Lsax_2.0, whole genome shotgun sequence nucleotide sequence TTCATTGTGTGGATGTTACATAACTCAATGTCTGACTTCATTGTGTCGATGTTACATAACTCAATGCCTGACTGCACTGTGTCGATGTTACATAACTCAATGTCTAACTTCATTGTGTCGATGTTACATAACTCAATGCCTGACTTCATTGTGTTGATGTTACATAACTCAATGTCTAACTTCATTGTGTCGATGTTACATAACTCAATGTCTAACTTAATTGTGTCGATGTTACATAACTCAATGTCTAACTTCATTGTGTCGATGTTACATAACTCAATGCCTGACTTCATTGTGTCGATGTTACATAACTCAATGCCTGACTTCATTGTGTCGATGTTACATAACTCAATGTCTAACTTCATTGTGTCGATGTTACATAACTCAATGCCTGACTGCACTGTGTCGATGTTACATAACTCAATGTCTAACTTCATTGTGTCGATGTTACATAACTCAATGTCTAACTTTACTGTGTCGATGTTACATAACTCAATGTCTAACTCCATTGTGTCGATGTTACATAACTCAATGTCTGACTTCATTGTGTCGATGTTACATAACTCAATGTCTGACTTCATTGTGTCGATGTTACATAACTCAATGTCTGACTTCATTGTGTCGATGTTACATAACTCAATGTCTAACTTCATTGTGTCGATGTTACATAACTCAATGTCTGACTTCATTGTGTCGATGTTACATAACTCAATGTCTGACTTCATTGTGTGGATGTTACATAACTCAATGTCTGACTTCATTGTGTGGATGTTACATAACTCAATGTCTGACTTCATTGTGTGAATGTTACATAACTCAATGTCTGACTTCATTGTGTGGATGTTACATAACTCAATGTCCGACTTTATTGTGTCGATGTTACATAActcaatgtcacacgctttccttctttgccactactaaagcaaacgtgtgcaagattgtatgttacacgctttggagcatgtgcaagaacggattcaaactcgaaatcgtccctccaaaagccccaaaatgcacacacgacttttatttctcctgctgttgtcgtgtcttctctttacaaattcttcaacgctgagaatactgaaaacggcatcccagactacagtactgtttccatacgcgagtttagcttcccttggaaagtggctcgctcaggaggcctgttagtctgaaactagaaggacagagttctgaacatagatgacaaagaccccggaaagaacaaacatttcgcggatgcagacacagaaagacgtcatgaagaatggaatgcttcaaaagatacagactgtgacgatgactgtgacgtcattcacatataccgagacgtcattcatagttgttcgttcactttcgtcaaaaagtagatctctccacaatggctgctcctgtgtttaggtttatcaagcgtgtttgttctctcctctgttgaagctgtgagacataatcgccattacgagctagtcgtgtgacagagagtgttcttgcacactcgactgctgcttccttctttgccactactaaagcaaacgtgtgcaagattgcaTGTTACACAcattggagcatgtgcaagaacggattcaaactcgaaatcgtccctccaaaagccccaaaatgcacacacgacttttatttttcctgctgttatcgtttcttctctttacaaattcttcaacgctgagaatactgaaaacggcatcccagacgacagtactgtttccatacgcgaatttagctgcccttggaaagtggctcgctcaggaggcctgttaagtgttagtctgaaactggaaggacagagttctgaacatagatgacaaagatcccgg carries:
- the LOC138958057 gene encoding uncharacterized protein, coding for MKSDIELCNIDTMKLDIELCNIDTMKSDIELCNIDTMKSDIELCNIDTMKSDIELCNIDTMELDIELCNIDTVKLDIELCNIDTMKLDIELCNIDTVQSGIELCNIDTMKLDIELCNIDTMKSGIELCNIDTMKSGIELCNIDTMKLDIELCNIDTIKLDIELCNIDTMKLDIELCNINTMKSGIELCNIDTMKLDIELCNIDTVQSEYQDEQSDELSDELSDELSDELSDELSDELSDELSDELSDELSDEQSDELSDEQSDELSDEQSDELSDEQSDEQSDELSDELSDELSDELSDELSDELSDELSDELSDELSDEHLLFLNSNVCNVHYKVSTAGRPHHPHLTGVNSRQTPSPTSNRCQQQADPITHI